In Festucalex cinctus isolate MCC-2025b chromosome 21, RoL_Fcin_1.0, whole genome shotgun sequence, one genomic interval encodes:
- the zpax1 gene encoding zona pellucida protein AX 1 — protein sequence MAFLGSWFGCSHTDFRMSNSANVLIRSLLAVLIALSQAKPNTKSHTEPSGLRTDCVGNLMRLSLDKALAVGNQLEVEAINGTRHIVLTPALAAQCGYSMESDPWGNTRIYTSLMGCYVDNKDDTTFNVGLRLQMYSGKPSDVVSHNVMKTCSYTRWATREILCDRNYMEVSNYMPSPVPDTKGDEYSKKAVPSRSGESGIWKLTFYTPEAIVMLKREAEHAGYKAMTTAGRLVVRSPYNTAETYAEDVAGVPMEILKVSVYHDAPEGATVMNMMAACPTGGVLFTEDIISWHVPRRVTPLLDGSVKILEMYMGVNGQRLDRRQMVARGYGLSATDFHIIVEIPVGCPDGYNKSHAPDYQYHITYTVEPMLEVLWRAERTHEDARYKILFPITTPLMPRPPQAVDFTNAEERLFTIHVGTFLDDVELKNLTFNTGTYTAEDCAAKGFILHERRHPGGTKSFSLKVPFAVDEVLKHNPEPLVTTYTLALVIGFLIHPEQTPFAHPVELTASLKDVVLPTMKGTCDQHFFYTEVTFGSQGKNFDILVGYQPLSPELAQSFRLQENDTHLTLVVPFTAKQTAFERITSDSIRARLDMLLWEPRNNWMLADLFLTCTFPLRTTVCYPNGTITALAVKVEAVSNLIPSWLTLNDKSCKPSYSDDRFAYFSFTAKSCGTTRRFFDNYMVYQNEIGLYYSHKGSSYTASDPEYRQTVSCYYMVNDTQTLMFGYKSRNTYPSAEIGMGQLDVQMRLAHDASYDYFYQAEDYPVVKYLRQPLYFEAELTHSNDPSLELILESCWATAQEDPSYQPSWDIIVNTCENKEDSHVTLFHPVVADARVNIPSHFKRFSIKMFTFTKDDEVLKDEIYIHCNAMVCNTNDKSEGVCKGQCPRRGHGITGFHGIKGLKRTQRSKDSTQQRKISSGPIHLFNSE from the exons ATGGCATTTTTGGGGAGTTGGTTTGGCTGTAGTCATACTGATTTCAGGATGTCGAATTCAGCGAATGT actGATACGGAGTCTGCTGGCTGTGTTAATTGCCTTGAGTCAAGCAAAGCCAAATACTAAGAGCCACACAGAGCCAA GTGGTTTAAGGACTGACTGTGTGGGCAACCTGATGAGGCTGTCGCTGGACAAAGCCCTGGCCGTAGGGAACCAACTAGAAGTGGAGGCCATAA ATGGTACCCGACACATTGTGCTAACACCTGCCTTGGCTGCTCAGTGTGGCTACAGCATGGAGTCTGACCCGTGGGGTAACACCAGAATCTACACGTCACTGATGGGCTGCTATGTGGACAACAAA GATGACACAACCTTTAACGTTGGCCTCAGACTGCAAATGTACAGCGGCAAACCATCAGATGTGGTCTCCCATAATGTGATGAAGACTTGCAGTTACACCCGCTGGGCCACCAGAGAGATTCTTTGTGACAGAAACTATATGGAA GTGTCAAACTACATGCCCTCACCTGTTCCAGACACAAAGGGAGATGAGTATTCAAAGAAGGCTGTCCCAAGT CGCTCCGGTGAGTCTGGTATTTGGAAGCTGACTTTCTACACACCTGAGGCGATCGTGATGCTCAAGCGCGAGGCCGAACATGCAGGATACAAAGCCATGACCACTGCTGGCCGTCTGGTTGTGCGAAGCCCCTACAATACAGCAGAAACTTATGCCGAGGAT GTGGCTGGAGTCCCAATGGAGATTCTCAAGGTTAGCGTCTACCATGACGCACCTGAAGGTGCAACTGTAATGAACATGATGGCTGCTTGCCCTACAG GTGGTGTCCTCTTCACCGAGGACATCATCTCTTGGCATGTCCCCCGCCGTGTGACTCCCCTTCTGGATGGAAGCGTTAAGATCCTGGAGATGTACATGGGTGTCAATGGACAGCGTCTGGATCGTCGTCAAATGGTCGCACGTGGTTACGGTCTGTCGGCTACAGACTTTCACATCATTGTTGAGATTCCCGTGGGCTGTCCTGATGGCTACAACAAG AGCCATGCCCCTGATTACCAGTACCACATCACCTACACTGTCGAGCCCATGCTTGAAGTCCTGTGGAGGGCAGAGAGAACCCATGAAGATGCTAGATATAAAATTCTGTTCCCCATCACTACACCGCTCATGCCCAGGCCTCCCCAAGCTGTTGACT ttaccAATGCAGAGGAGAGGTTGTTCACCATCCACGTGGGCACCTTCCTGGATGATGTGGAGCTAAAGAACCTCACATTCAATACTGGCACATACACTGCAGAAGATTGCGCTGCAAAAGGCTTCATTCTTCATGAGCGCAGACATCCTGGTGGCACAAAGAGCTTCTCTCTGAAAGTTCCCTTTGCTGTTGATGAAGTCCTCAAACAT AATCCTGAGCCCTTGGTTACAACCTACACACTtgctctagtcattggcttccTGATTCACCCTGAACAAACTCCTTTTGCTCACCCAGTGGAGTTGACTGCTTCTCTAAAGGATGTTG TACTTCCAACCATGAAAGGCACTTGTGATCAGCATTTTTTCTACACCGAAGTGACATTTGGAAGTCAAGGAAAGAATTTCGACATTCTGGTTGGCTACCAGCCACTATCCCCTGAACTGGCACAATCCTTCAGATTGCAAGAGAATGACACCCACCTCACCCTTGTGGTTCCCTTCACTGCCAAACAAACAGCATTTGAG cgCATCACCTCAGATTCCATCAGAGCAAGACTTGACATGCTACTTTGGGAGCCGCGCAACAACTGGATGCTTGCTGACCTCTTTCTGACCTGTACCTTCCCCTTGAGGACCACAG TATGCTACCCCAATGGAACCATTACTGCTCTGGCTGTCAAGGTGGAGGCAGTTTCCAACCTCATCCCCAGCTGGCTCACCCTCAATGACAAGTCCTGTAAACCATCTTACAGTGATGACCGCTTTGCTTACTTCTCATTCACTGCTAAAAGCTGTGGAACCACGAGAAGG TTCTTTGACAACTACATGGTGTACCAAAATGAGATTGGCCTCTATTATAGCCACAAAGGCTCTTCCTACACAGCTTCAGATCCTGAGTATAG GCAAACTGTCTCCTGCTACTACATGGTCAATGACACTCAGACATTGATGTTCGGCTACAAGTCCCGCAACACTTACCCGTCAGCAGAGATTGGCATGGGACAACTTGATGTGCAAATGAGGCTGGCTCATG ATGCCTCCTATGACTACTTCTACCAAGCTGAAGATTACCCAGTAGTGAAATACCTCAGGCAGCCTCTGTACTTTGAAGCAGAGCTGACTCATTCTAATGATCCTTCTCTGGAGCTCATCTTGGAAAGCTGCTGGGCAACTGCTCAAGAAGACCCAAGTTATCAGCCCAGTTGGGATATCATTGTGAACAC GTGTGAAAACAAAGAAGACAGCCATGTTACACTCTTCCACCCCGTTGTGGCTGATGCCAGGGTCAACATCCCATCACATTTCAAGCGTTTCTCTATCAAGATGTTCACCTTCACCAAAGACGATGAGGTTCTCAAGGATGAG ATTTACATCCACTGTAATGCAATGGTATGTAACACAAATGACAAATCAGAAGGCGTCTGCAAAGGCCAGTGTCCACGTCGCGGTCATGGCATTACTGGATTTCATGGGATCAAAGGATTAAAAAGAA CTCAAAGAAGCAAGGACTCAACCCAGCA